Below is a window of Photobacterium atrarenae DNA.
GCATATCAACAGGACCATTCAAATCTACAACTCGATTTTCTATCAGAACCTTGCTCTAAGACAAGATAATTAGTGTTTAAATCCGTTTAACGGTGTTTAACTACTTCGCAGGAGTGCCGTTGTACCCCGTAAAGCGTTATCCGCTCAAAATGGATTTGAGAGCGCCCTAGTTCCCCATCAGAAAGTCACCGAGGATGTCGTAAATCTCCTCGATGTCATCCTGGGAAACGCCCAACCAGGGACGGGCAGGAATGGCTGCGTTTTGCGGGCGCATTTCGGGGGAGCCGCCGAAGTGATGAATTGCACCGTACTCATAGTTGGTGCCGAACTCGAATGACTGCGGTGTCGCCTGGTAGTTCAGCTCGCGATTCAAGTGCTGGTTCAGCACCAGGATCAAGTCCTGGTGCTTTTTCTTGCGGACTTTGTAGTTTTCGCTCAGTGGCTGCCACGGCTCACCGTCGGGTGACACCTGAC
It encodes the following:
- a CDS encoding phage virion morphogenesis protein; protein product: MAGSRYTITLEGQDLIQERINQLLQAGANLQPAFQDIGEMLLISHDERWSRQVSPDGEPWQPLSENYKVRKKKHQDLILVLNQHLNRELNYQATPQSFEFGTNYEYGAIHHFGGSPEMRPQNAAIPARPWLGVSQDDIEEIYDILGDFLMGN